DNA from Brassica napus cultivar Da-Ae chromosome C4, Da-Ae, whole genome shotgun sequence:
GATAAGTGCATTTACTCTCTCATTTCTTGGGGACAATTTTTAGACTTGGATTTAAACGGAGGTCTTCTTCCTTCCAAACACATTAGCTTCACTGCCTCCTCTGGGGGTTTGGGATGGAAAGGTTGTCCTTCAATCATCTgaagaatttttaatattaactcAATCAAAGATCGTCGAATGAAATTTTGTTAGAGAAGCTTATTGGTGGCCTCAATGCTAGAAGAAAACATATCAACTAGAGAGGTTGAGAAACAGAGTGGAATGCTTTGGAGACCATCTAAAGGAAACCTAGACCAGATGCATCAATCAAGAAATCTAGAGGAGCAGTATTATCACGAATACTTGACCTTAATGGTAATCATAAGGTACCCACCTCATATAATACGACACCAAAAGAATATGAATCCACACTTCTGTCAAATATTTCATCTTTGTAAATCTCAGGCGCCACACAGTAGTCTGCAAACAATTGGATCATGAAATCAATCATCCTTAATGGTATATCAAAAAATGGAAACAGTTTCTCACATGCACATAAGGGGCACTTACTTGAAAGATCTATATGTGCCCCGTGATTGAGGAGTCTTGATTTATCAGATGATAGCTGTGAAAAACTTATAGATCCAAATCCCGCCACCTTCAAATGTTTTCCATTATCGAGCATAATATTTCTGGCACCTTACAAGAAGTTGCAAAAATTAGTTAACAAAGTATCTCCTCTAAATATTTCAGATAGAGATTCTTCTTTATTTAGTTTATCTTACTTGGGTTTTAGATCACAGTGGATTACTAGTTCTGGCTTACACTCGTGAAGATAATTCATTCCCCTGAGAATAACCAAATGATTTGTTCAGAAGACATATAAAACCAATGTAAACTTGAATACAATCTTGCAATAAAAAAAGGGCACATGCCTGGCTATATCGCGGGCAAATCTTAGAACTTTGGATGGAGAAAGTCGTCCTTTCTTTTGAAGATAGCTCCCAAGGTCACCCTGCAAGTTACCCCCAAGTCAAAAGAAATTATTACCTGGAATCCAAAAAATGCTTAATGAGGGACAAATCTTGTAAGGTGTACAAAAGAGGAGAAGCTTACTTTAGGATGATACTCAGACACAATCATCATGGGGACGTTTTGAGTAACAGCTCCAACAAATTGCACAACATTAGGATGACGAACCTTTTCCAATAAAGTAAGTTCGTGTTTGAAGGCCTCTCTGTAGATAGATATGTAATATAACAATTTCAGAACTAACGTAGTACATAAAACAGAGGAAATGAAGTAAATTCCAAAACTACAGGAACAATGATTCTAATAACTTACAGCTAATACGTATGCATAACAAATACTTTTAACGATCAATAGCTTGATgtacaaaattcaaaatcattatTGACATATGTGCTAACTTAAACAGATACTCATCAAAGAGAAGAGTAGACGTACATGGTTTCATTATCCTTGTAGAGATCCTTATCAAGTATCTTTACAGATACCTTAGTCCCATTCCACTTAGCCACTTGATATATTCCCTGGCAAGAGTAGTATTttgttaaaaacatattaactGGAAAACTAAAACATCATCCACGGGAAAGTGAAGCAAAAAGAGCTCTTACCTTTGAGATACCATCAGCTTTCCGAACCTGAAGTTCTTGTGGATTCAACTCGTATTCAGGAACTTCACGAGGATTCGCCACAACCATCGGTGTCCTTTTGGTTttctaaaaccaaaataaaaaagtgacTAAACGCATTGGGATATATGAAAAGAAAGTGTCCGGCCTGACATTCATGAGACTTGAAACTAGGCTTTGACATGTTACTCGAGATTCaaagaaccgaaccaaaccaaataaaacaaaaactccACCTCGACTGAAACTCAAAAACATCTgaacaatttttatataaaaataaaa
Protein-coding regions in this window:
- the LOC106380486 gene encoding integrin-linked protein kinase 1-like isoform X2, encoding MANIAGHLKRGISRQFSSASLRRTLSRQFTRQSSHDPRRNNMRFSFGRQSSLDPIRRSSTPEEGSNRPPHQLAVPDNLDATMQLLFVACGGDVEGVRDLLDEGIDVNSIDLDGRTALHIAACEGHVDVVKLLLTRKANIDARDRWGSTAAADAKYYGNMDVYNILKARGAKVPKTKRTPMVVANPREVPEYELNPQELQVRKADGISKGIYQVAKWNGTKVSVKILDKDLYKDNETIEAFKHELTLLEKVRHPNVVQFVGAVTQNVPMMIVSEYHPKGDLGSYLQKKGRLSPSKVLRFARDIARGMNYLHECKPELVIHCDLKPKNIMLDNGKHLKVAGFGSISFSQLSSDKSRLLNHGAHIDLSNYCVAPEIYKDEIFDRSVDSYSFGVVLYEMIEGQPFHPKPPEEAVKLMCLEGRRPPFKSKSKNCPQEMRELIEECWDAEAVVRPTFSEIIVRLDRIFVHCSKQGWWKDTFKFPW
- the LOC106380486 gene encoding integrin-linked protein kinase 1-like isoform X1; amino-acid sequence: MANIAGHLKRGISRQFSSASLRRTLSRQFTRQSSHDPRRNNMRFSFGRQSSLDPIRRSSTPEEGSNRPPHQLAVPDNLDATMQLLFVACGGDVEGVRDLLDEGIDVNSIDLDGRTALHIAACEGHVDVVKLLLTRKANIDARDRWGSTAAADAKYYGNMDVYNILKARGAKVPKTKRTPMVVANPREVPEYELNPQELQVRKADGISKGIYQVAKWNGTKVSVKILDKDLYKDNETIEAFKHELTLLEKVRHPNVVQFVGAVTQNVPMMIVSEYHPKGDLGSYLQKKGRLSPSKVLRFARDIARGMNYLHECKPELVIHCDLKPKNIMLDNGKHLKVAGFGSISFSQLSSDKSRLLNHGAHIDLSNYCVAPEIYKDEIFDRSVDSYSFGVVLYEMIEGQPFHPKPPEEAVKLMCLEGRRPPFKSKSKNCPQEMRELIEECWDAEAVVRPTFSEIIVRLDRIFVHCSKQGWWKDTFKFPWK